Below is a window of Macadamia integrifolia cultivar HAES 741 chromosome 8, SCU_Mint_v3, whole genome shotgun sequence DNA.
CCTACACAAGCAAATAGGATTTTAGAAATAGCATCTCTTtatatagaaaataagaaacacAAACATAAAACGGGGAGACCCAAACATATAGGTGTTCCAAGGCGCTCAAGGCATCGTCCAAAGCACCAAGGAGTTTGCCTTTCAAGACTCCAAGAAAGTGAGGTGTAGCCTAGGCCCAAAACACGCGCTTCAATGCGTATGTgagccttgacaactatagttTGATGGCTACAGATTGACGAGGGGCCAAATTGATAGATAGGAAGGGCATGAGATATTATTGAGTGGGGTGCATAAGAATTAAGATGGGTGAAGAGGATTGTAGGAAAACCAAAGAAACCATAATCTATGAAGAAAAGAAACGAAGACAGGTAGAAGGAGAGAGCTAGAACATGATAGGAATCAGTATATACTTATTGTGGTCTATTTCCAGTATCTGTAACATAAAGCAATTGAGTATAAACCTAATTACAATGAAGTAAATAACTAAAGGAAAGTAAACTACAAATACAACTCATACCCTGACAGTTACGGCTAAACAAGGACATTACCCCTCACGATTAACAATGACTCCTATCACCCTTGGTAACATTCTTTAACACTCCTCCCTCAAgttgtagtatatatatatatatatcaaaggtTCTATCTTGGaacaacaaaaatatataacaaacaaaagtacaaaaccagTCTTGAACATATATAGCAGTTGTAGACGCTAGTAACCATAGAGAGGACTTCATTTTGGTAGCAATAGCAATACAAGCATACCAATCATTATCAGTAACAGTAGAAAAAAATATCTTCGTGTCACATAATTCAGATGGCAACATGCAAAATAAGCGGTAGAGAATATCAACCACAAGCCATAATATCATAGCAATAGCAATAGCAACATCACATCTCATTCTCGAAGAAGGCAAGTAGTAATCTTCACAAAGAATACGGATAGAAGTGCAGGATAGGTTGCTGCGAACCACTGGGAAAAATGCAGCATAGGTTGCTGTGAACCACTGATGAAAGTGCAATATAGGTCACTGCAAACCACTGATATAAATGCAGTATAAGTTCCTGTGACCATTTATAAAATTGTAGTATAGGTTATTGCGGACCACTAGTAACAACATAAGGTTGCTGACTTGCTGGGAACCACATAACATGACATAAGATCACATGATATGACATAAGGTTACCAGGAACCACAAGTAGTAATCTTGTTATTGCAAACAAGTAACCATCTTTATAAGATAAAATTGTTGTTGAGGACATGAGTAGATGACATGGACaagcaaataataataatcttcaaATATCAGATGATAATAACCAATCTCCCTCACGTGTAGCACTACACGTGGACAAATAATGCAGGGGAGAACACTGAAGGATAACCCATCATCATATGACAATAATGACATCAATGAAGGATGAGCAACACATAAATCCCACAAGCAAGTACTACTGCAATATCATCAATAGAAGCAACGGATCATATCAAAGTAGATAAAGAACTTCAACTGCAAGAgaaatttaattataaaatcAGAAATCCCAGCCACAGGGAAACAAATCACGGAGAAAGGCGGAAACACAGTTGTAGGAAGTAGAATCACCAGCCAAAACTAGAGAGCCTTATGTCTCCCAAATTCTGATCAAATGCTCCTTGCAGACAATAACAATAATCTCCAACATATTGAGTTAATCCAACagctgatatatatatatatatatattatagcaCGCCTACCAAATTAGCAGGttaccaagaaacctaagaaaAACTAATCTGATCTGGCCGATCTTTGAATCAAGTGTATTGATCAGTCAAACAAGTAGAACCGCAAAAAATGGTGGTAATTTGTCATCTGGATCTTCATATAAAGCATTGGTATCCAAAAAAAGAGTAGGGAATGGCAGAACTGTAATTAATCAGAATGTCCAAGGGGTTACTTGTTGGGGAACATGGTATTTATGGGTCccattaaacaattaaaatccAAATACAAGGAAACGGTGGTAATTCTGTAAATATCATGTAATTCCAGGACCCTTAAAAGTAATGTGACAGAATATGAGATATAATGGTTTATAATCCTGGTGTTGAGTTTCTAATCCCTAGATCTCTTAGGAAGTACCGATAACAATTCCAGAAATCAAGTATTAACTTTagtaaaatatccaaaattagaaGCTGGCGGCAGAAGGAAAACCAGGCCTGAAACTGACGTTGGAACTCTGAGATGAAGATGACTTTGGGGCTAAGGGTTTGGATCGCCCATGGAGAGGCACCCAATGCCCAAAATTTCAAAGGGAATAGAGTTGAATCGAAGGAGATCGATCCAACAAATGGGTTGCTGCAAGTACCGCCAGAACAGAAAAggggatgaagaagaagaagataggagGAGGAATGGGTAAGAGGGTCTCGCCGGAAAGGGGAGAGGAGAAGACTATTATAAGGTCAACAGTGATGAATTGATGGGATTCCAGCCCCAGCCCAGAGTAATGCCAGCAGCAGGAAAGAGGGATCAGTAGTAGAATATAAGAAGACAGCAGtgagcagcagaagaagagaggatCAGTGGCAGAATATAAGAAGATAGCAGtgagcaaaagaagaagagaaccagTAACTgaagatttttctttccttcatcGTTCTGATACTATGTAGCaaaatcgagagagagagagagagagagatgttaatCAAAGAATATGGATGTATAAAACGTTTAACGTCCAGGCATACCCAGACGGGGGAAATACTAGATTGACTAAtattccacctttggcatggccatcagcagaatagAAGACAATCGATAAAGCTGCCAATAGCTCCCACctatggcattgccatcagcaggaggcTACTGGCAGCTCAAACAAAAGGGCAGATACCAACTGCCATACAACTAATTTGCAAATCTGAAACATGGTCTTTCTTGAAAGTCCCACAAACATCATTTTGAAAATAACTGTAGGCAAGTAAACTACGACTACAACTCATAGCCTATCAATTACTAATAAACAAGCACACTCCCACTCATGGTAACGATGACTCCTCACCCATGGTAGCGGTTTTAACAAGTACTTAATAAGCTTCTATTCTAGTGTTGTAATTGTGTTTAATGAAACTTGAGCTACAAATCTGGAATTCTAGAGGAACTCAAAACATTTTTTGGGGTCTTCATCACTTTGTGTGAAATTCCATACACTTGTCCCAATTTAAAGAGAAATACATCACCAAGAAAAGGATTAAAGAAATAGGTACGAAATGTTTGTAACCCACCTGTGACAACCAGGTTTTCCCTTAAATTTGAGGATGGGAAGATATCTATTTAAGATATATGCATTTGCATTATTCTAATTATATTTCACATCTTGATGTCATTTCTGATTTactttacaaaataaagctttattTTGGAGTATATGTCCATGCAGTATTTTCCAAAGCCTCATGTATTTgaatttccagattttagaCCCTTTGAGAGCAATGATTACTGGAGCTCCACTGGAAGATGctcgtcatcttgctcaacgTTATAGTAAAATGAGGCAGGAGGCGGAGATACAGGTACCACGATCGGTGGGATCACTGTATTATTTGTATATAATCTACTTAGATGATCATTttaccttatttttattttataatctcAATGACCGCAAAAAGCAAACAGGCCACAGAAGTCTCCAGAAGGCATGCACGAGTGAGGGAAGCTCCCAGTACTGAAAACTCTGCAAAACTGCATGCTGCAGAGTCTAAAATGCAAGAACTGAAAGCAAACATGGCAGTTCTGGGTAAAGAAGCCACTACTGCATTGGCTGCCGTTGAAGCCCAACAGCAAAGACTGACTTTTCAGAGACTTGTAGCAATGGTATGCATCAAGTATTTACTACTTGGCTACTATGGATGTTTGGAGTTCTTATGTTGTTTGTGATATATTGAAGGTTGAGGGGAATAAGACGTTTCATCAAAGAGTAGCTGCAATATTCAGTGAAGTTGAAGCTGAGGTGACCACCTGcctatttttgtttcctttagAGTTAAACCACTATGTGTAAAACAATTTAAGTTTGTTTGATGATCTGGAACACTGTTGTTAGATGGTCTCTgagaaacaaaggaaagagtCTGCTCCTCCTGCAATTTCACCATATGGACGCCCAGAGAAAACTTCGTACTTCCTGGCTGAAGTAATATTCTGAGCATCCTAAACATCCAAACTACTTATTTAAATGTTAAGCAAGCATGAAAGTGCCAATTGTTTGTATATTTGTTGTAGGTCATGCATCCTTTTAGTGCTGAAACAGAAAAGGAGTTGGGCTTGGATGTGGGTGACTATGTTGTAGTTCGgaaggtttctctctctctctctctcttcttttttatttatttttaaaatttttttatttaagctCTGTTTAAAGGGTTTACAAAACTCATCATCGGTAACTCCAGAGTTTGGTTCACTTGTTTGGAATACTTAAGCCTCCATTTATGGTTCAGGTGACTCAATCGGGATGGTCAGAAGGGGAGTGCAGAGGTAAAGCAGGATGGTTTCCGTCGGCGTATGTTGAGAAACGCCATGGGCTTCCCACAAATACGGTGGCTGCTGAAGTTTTCTAGTTCTCTTGTGTGtgttcattttttattcatatGGGCAAACAAGTTTACATAGCATCACTAAATAGAAAAGCCGTTGGTCCCTGTTACTTGCAATATTTGTATGTAAATGTTTGGTTTACCTTTCATAAAAAGTAGTTTCCCTACTATGACATCATTTATTGATTGAAAATTGTGTACAAtgcattaggggtgtcaactggtcgggTCGGGCCGGTCCGATTTCAGTCGGGTTTAATTgggcttgaagattttcaaaggTTACACCGcatccgcccatttaactaatcgggcttagttattgagggcatggtacactttatattcggtcggtcagcctcgggctataatcgagctaccttaatcgggttttagtcgggtTTTAACCGGGTTATGGgtatgtttaatgttaaatgggCTTTGATCGGTTTTTAAAGGGCCCTCTTTAAAacgtgctcttatattccagtCCACTAATGCAagtccaaaaaaatgacaataaatcaataaatgatatcaaatataaacattatttaaaatgtgaatatgtctttactttttagtttttactctttaatttgaagggtaaaataagtattctacaatcattaaagggttggGTCAGGCCGATGCACAATAGGCTGGTCTCGGTCATTTGCTATTTGAAGCAACATTCTTTTGAtagatgtttttttttccctcttttctattGTATCTGTCATTTTGATAGTTGTTTCTTCCActttattattttgatacatAATCCTTTCTATAGTTGTTTACCCCTCCATGGTTTTTTGTGACCCATCATTTTCATTAGCTGTTTTGTCTTTGTTTGATGTTAATCAAATTGGGTCTGATTGGGTCTTGATCCGGTTCGTTAGTGGGTCGTCCACTTGGGATAATCATAGACCCACCAAGATTATGGACTTTGTTGGCtaaatctctataaataagaaggTTTAACCACAACGAAATAAGGTTTTTGATCTAATCTCAAGAGTTCTCTCTCACTCCCCAttttcttctgtctttcttAATTGAGAGTGTGTCCTCACGGAtttccattgcaatccttggatttgaagGATGGAACTTTGCCTAGTGAGATAGCTGCAATCCTTCATTCGCCATTGTTTATGTGGGTTGACTCGTTGTGCAACACATACCATTCTGCTACATGGAAAGTTACATCGAGATAATCCTAGATACTcgttccttttttgttttacattagtatcagagccataGGCTTGGTTGTACTTCGCTATTGCCATGAAAGGTCACGCATCGTTGCGAATGATCGTGGCCATGCATGCTTCTTCATCCCCATGACCTTGCTCGTGTTTTTGTATGCATTGCAGTAGCCACAATAGTAGCAACAACCTTCTGTGTTGCATTGCATAACCCTAACTCCCATGGCCAAAGTCGCTTCGAGCAAAAGGGCATGTTGGGTGTAGCTCGACTTGGTTGGGTTGCTGTCCATGGCCATATGTAATAGATGGGAGGCAATCAAATTATTGGTTAATGGTCAGCTGCTACCACCATAGGTGGTGGGGAAGATGGAGAGATGAAGAAAGTGTAGAGACCTCCATTACTTAGATTTGAAAGTAGAGCACACTTGATTGTCTGATCCTTAGCAAAAAACAGCATGggtgaaattcaaagaaaactGTTATCACAGGTAGTGAATCCAGTGCTTAGCACACTAACTTGCAACTTTTACTTGAAGATCAGGTGCCAAGAGGTCAATGGTTTGAATTCTATTACATGGGTGTGTGAGCTTGCACTTAGTGTGCTCCACCCTTTCCCTATCATTCCCCCTTCCCCTCTAGTGTGCATGAGTAAAATTCCATAGTGTAGTTCAaaggcattaaaaaaaaaaaggttatcaCTGGTAAATTTTTGAACAAAGAGAAGGGACTTAGTGATGGAGGGAACATGTAAAATATGAGATAAGTTCAAAGGACAATGGGGGGAGGGAAGAACAATAGAACCAATATGTGATATGAGAACCCCTCACCATTACCCACGTGAAGCTAATTAGGACTTGTATACTcatcaaaggagaagaaagattgCAAGTCAAGCGAAAGATGATGAGTCAACCCGGTGCCAGGAAGCCAAGTGTGACCGGATGGAGTTGGTAGGCTTGGTAGGCGGATAGTAGGGATGGGGTAGGGGAAGGTGAGTATCGTTAGAGGGAAGGGGCGGGCTGAGATGGAAATGTGTGATAGGAGGGGCCAGGTTATTAAGGACATTAATATTAGTTGGTACCGTGGTTGGTGTGGTGAAAGATGGTACACCATAATCAGTTTGGTTGCGAATAGAAGTAGCCTCCACGACCTCGACTACCACGTTCCCATGAAGGACAACAATTGCTCAAATGGAGAATCAATGGACGTTGGTCGATGGAGAACTGGTACCAGTAGATGTGTTTGAGATAGTCAACTTTTGAAGGGAGGAACCGTTTAAGAACTCATAGTTGACAAGTAGCTAGTGAAGTTCTATGTAAGAGATCAATTTCGGATGACAGAATAGTGTGGGGATGATGTACATGAAATCAGATCTGAGATCCCAAAGCACATGTATGTTGAAGTCTTCGGGCAATAACGACTTACCCAtgatttaaagtatctccgatatcgatacgataccctctgatacgtatcttaaatttagtcgatcgatacgatacataccgatacgatacattgaatttttaaagtcctttcgtatcgatatatatcctatgatacatatcgatatgcaccaatacactatcgatatgtactgatactctatggaaaatataaaatcaatgtgaaatatacgtttcggtatgtatcagtatatatcggtgagtatttgtatgtatcgatgggtacatatcgatgagtatcagtacgtattggtgagtatcggtatgtattgatcaatacgtatcggtgagtatcgatatgtaccgatacagtgcgctacgatcatataatggctaagatgagtattttttttagaaaacaaaaaattttgaggggtttctgttctaaagttgctgctagtcatatttctctctaactaaagtggaaatcaaggttgggaacaaggattttacatttatgggacaactacaaaccttgaattcttagtgcgataccctcaatttagtgtttatgcataatacatgttatcaatagttttttttaacaaattttttatgcaaaagtatttaaaaaggtgttgcatatccatttatgtgcgtatctttaacatatcttagcgtatctccgatacgatacaataccctccgatacgtatcttaattttgatcgaccaATATGATAATCGATACCGATATTTTAATCCTTGGATTTACCAGTACTGAACTCATCGATAATGGATTTTGCCTGCTACAAAAGGTAATAATGGATTCAGCTACTTTACAAATAAGGTCTTAAAGagctatgtatatatatatatatatatatatagagagagagagagagagagagagagagagaatgtgatgGATGTGGAGGCGAATGTGTTACTATGGGCCCCACCATGTGGGTGGGCAATGCGTGAGTCAAAGAGGTGACAGTGGAAGTTAGGAGcgaaagaagaaaacaagaggAGAAGCTGCATGTGAAATGTAAAGTGTCTTTATCTCATCAGATGTATAAATGAGATGAAGACAAAGATGAATCAAGAAAGTCTTAGTTGGAGTATAGCCTTATTTGAAATAGGAACATTGCATGTGGAATTAATGCCAAAGATGAAAAAAACTATTGCTACACATAACACGGTTTGAAGAAAATGGACGGTGCACGTTGTTGGTCAACCCCTCTCCTTAACTTAAAAATAGAAGGAGCTAGAGGCTCTTGAGGTAACTCGAACACAACGGGTTCAAAGGACAGTGAGGGTGAAGGATAGTTTCCCCCTGTACTCATTTGTAAGATTTCTTATTCTctgttattggttgttcttgaGAGAAGGAAGTAGAAAGAGATATATTTTGTAGAGACAATAGTAATATTCATTTGGGAGTAATTAGATTTTGGGTATTTAGAAAGTGTGCTACTTACATTTATATGTTATTCGTATCATAGTGAATTAGTGATCCTGACTTTGTCTGTTGTCCTCCAAAGCTGGTCGTCTAGCGAAGAAAGCTAAGAATGCTATATCGAGTGGTGAGAGCCGCTTATACGGTAAACCTATTCCAGAGGCCGAAGCGTGTGGTCTTTGGCTTCAAAGTTACAATGATGCCAAGaatgaaaatggaaagaagagcCAAAGTTCTAAAAGGTAcacagaagaagaggaggtcATGCGTGTAAGGCATCATTACAAGCATCCAAAGGTTGATGAAAGTGTGTATAATCTCAACAATGATGCTCATATTAAAGGCAGTGATGGGCGACCATATTACATTGGTAGAATTATTGAATTGTTTGAAATTGAAGATAGAAAACCATATTTTACTGCATAGTGGATTTCAAACCCGAACATACTGTTCATCATTGATCATGCCAATTTTATTGAGAAAGTGTGTATTTTATTCTGAAATGAGGGATGACAACCCACTTGACTGTATTGTTTCTAAGCTAAGAATTTTACGAGTTACTCTAGATATAACTTCTGAGAAAACAAAGAGAACCTAACTTATGATATGTCATATTCAACATTTGCAAACATATCCACAGATAATTCAAAAGCTATTACTGAAATATTATTAACAATTTTTAGCGAGACCAATTTAAATGGTACAACAGATGAATACTAGTCTGATGTTGAGATCAAATGACTAGATTTATACTCTAACTGTGGTGTTATGTTGACTGGTTTATGCTTTGATGCTAACTTATCATATCCAAACTTTGTTACTAAATGGGCTGCTGATCGTAATAAATATGCTTGTGAAAGCTTGAAGTTAAACCACTCTGAAACTGAGGTGCAAAATAAATATGTTGAAGACTTTTTGGAATTGTTGAAGGAATGAGAGAAGCTATGAACaaacttctttttgtttagaaaagaaaaaaaataccaatttctgaagaagaagatgatgaagagtaTAGGTCCATGGTTCATAAAGAATAATTTAAAGTGGGAAGGTATCTTGGCATTTCCTTCGATAACCCAAATGAGTGCAAGAAACATGGATTATTTTTATAAGTACGAAGATGAAGATGAGGTCTTGCATGTAAAGTGTCATTACAGCCAGACAGAAGTTGACAAAAGTGTATAGAGTCTAAAAAAGGCAATGATGGAAGGCCGAATTATATTGGTGGAATTGTTGAATTCTTTGAAATTGAAGACATAAAAACATACTTTACTGCACAATGGTTTTTCAAACACAAATATACTGTCATCAATGATCACGCCAATCTAATTTACAGAAAGTGAGTATTCTATTATGAAATGAGGGATGACAACCCACTCGACTATATTGTTTCTAACTATATAAGTTACTCCAAATATAACTTCAGGGAAAGCAGAGAGAACCTTGCCTCCAGATGACTTTATTGTGATATGTCATACTCAATGGCTTATTCAACGTTTGCAAACATGTCTATATGATTCAAAAGTTAGTATGCAAATGTTAATAATTTCTAGCGAGACCAATTTAAATGGTATAACAGATGCATGCACATCTGGTTTTGAGTTCAGATTACTAGATTTATACTTTGGCTCTAGTGCTATGTTGATTGGTTTATGATTGGGTGTTAATGTATCAAGCATACATATCGCTACTCAATGTGTTGTTGATCTTAATAGATATGCCTGTGAAAGCTTGAATGGACTTCCCTGAAACTGAGGTGCGGAATAAATCTATAGAATatatttcttttgaaattacTGGAGGAATGGGAGAAGCTATACAAGGACTTCTCTttgtttggaaaagaaaaaaaaatacttatttCCGAAGATGAAAAGGATAGGTCCACGATTCATAAACAAGAATTTGAAGTGGAAAGGTTTTTTTATATTTGCTTTAGTGATCCAAATGCGTGCAAAAAATATGGATTATATTTAAAAGTTATGAAGAATAAGAGGTGGTCCTACATGTAAGGTGTCATTATTATCAGACAAAGGTTAATGAAAGTGTGTATAATCTTAAAAACGCAATGATTGAGGGACGGATATATATATTGGTGAAATTGTTGAATTGTTTGAACTTGAAgataaaatcatattttactGCATAATGGTTTTTCAAACCCAAAGATACCGTCATCAATGATCATGCTGATCTAATTGATATCAAGTGGGTATTCTATTATGAAATAAGGGATGACAACTCACTCGACTGTATTGTTTCTATGCTAAGAATTGTACAAGTTTACTCTAAATATAACTTCaggaaaaacaaagagaaacttCTTGTTATACCTGTGccttaaaattcttattttaaatATACAGATGAGGCACCAAAGGACACTAGTACCAATGAATACTGGGTAGCAGTCGTATTTTGTTGGGAtgggaaggatgaccccacttgcacctgctactcaTGCCTTAAAAATTGGAAGGGGTTTCGGGTGCAGAAGAAAAGGTTACTCAAGTCCTCACACTTCACGGAAAAATTTTGAggcttaaataataaaatatattgtgATTAGGGGCCTATACAATAGAAACACCTTAGAAGGGCCTTATTCAACTTAAATATCCATTTCCACAGAAAGAGACCAATTTGGCTCCAGTAAGTTATACCGGTCAAAACTGGGTTATCTggctgtggggcccgacccctCACACCGGGTAACTCAAACCCAACCCCAAGGACGGAACAACATAATTAGAAATAGATTAGTATATTGGGATACCCCAAGGTGGGCCTGTTATCTCAGATTATAATTTAAACTAGTAAAGGGTAGAAACCCATTATTTTGCCAAACAACCCTTGGTTAACTTAAATGACTATATAAATAGAAGTCTTTGCCCATTCCTTTCATTCCTACCAAACTAAaagcaagagaagggagaaaggagaagaagaagaataaggagaagagcaagggaagaggaagaagagaggagcaAGGGGAGCAAATACCCATCTAAGGTAAGccgtctctctctctaccttctaATTGtgtcatttctctctctcccttccatttCTACTCTCTTTTGAGCCAATGGAGAAAAGCCCCAACCGATTCTCACCCCTCATTTGTCAATCTACTAATTTGGGAGTGGGATTTGATGTTGGGGACTTGTCTTAGCAAGATTAATGGTTCAATTTGAACCCATGAACCCTCCTTAGTGAAATCCCTATTTCAAACCTCAATTTGGGTAAtacaaaacctagaaatggagaaattttCTAAAACCCACCTTCCCTTTTGTCAAGGCTACAAATTGGGAGAGAGGTTTAGTGTAGGAGATTTATCCTAGCAAGattgatggatcaattt
It encodes the following:
- the LOC122086096 gene encoding SH3 domain-containing protein 3-like, encoding MYLNFQILDPLRAMITGAPLEDARHLAQRYSKMRQEAEIQATEVSRRHARVREAPSTENSAKLHAAESKMQELKANMAVLGKEATTALAAVEAQQQRLTFQRLVAMVEGNKTFHQRVAAIFSEVEAEMVSEKQRKESAPPAISPYGRPEKTSYFLAEVMHPFSAETEKELGLDVGDYVVVRKVTQSGWSEGECRGKAGWFPSAYVEKRHGLPTNTVAAEVF